The following are from one region of the Sulfurimicrobium lacus genome:
- the recR gene encoding recombination mediator RecR — protein MKTPSSLDNLIEALRCLPGVGPKSAQRMAYHLLQRDQRGAERLAHALSHALETIRHCEKCNSFTEVEVCDLCLSPKRDAHVLCVVETPADMMMMEQAHCYRGMYFVLMGRLSPLDGIGPREIHLDRLVRRATDGIVQEVILATNFTVEGEATAHYISELLTPRGIKVTRIARGLPVGGELEHVDSGTLAQAVLERRNVA, from the coding sequence ATGAAAACCCCCTCCAGTCTCGACAACCTTATAGAAGCCTTGCGCTGCCTCCCGGGCGTCGGTCCGAAATCCGCGCAGCGCATGGCTTATCACCTGCTGCAGCGCGATCAGCGCGGTGCGGAGCGACTGGCGCACGCGCTGTCGCATGCGCTGGAAACCATTCGCCACTGCGAGAAGTGCAACAGTTTCACCGAAGTCGAAGTGTGCGACCTGTGCCTGTCACCCAAGCGGGACGCGCACGTGCTGTGCGTGGTGGAAACGCCGGCCGACATGATGATGATGGAGCAGGCGCATTGCTACCGCGGCATGTATTTCGTGCTGATGGGGCGGCTTTCGCCCCTCGATGGTATCGGCCCGCGCGAAATCCACCTCGACCGCCTGGTGCGCCGTGCGACCGACGGCATCGTGCAGGAAGTGATCCTCGCCACCAATTTCACCGTGGAAGGCGAGGCGACCGCCCATTACATCAGTGAACTGCTCACTCCGCGCGGCATCAAGGTCACCCGCATCGCGCGCGGCCTCCCCGTGGGCGGGGAACTGGAGCACGTGGACAGCGGCACGCTGGCGCAAGCCGTGCTGGAACGGCGCAACGTCGCCTAA
- a CDS encoding YbaB/EbfC family nucleoid-associated protein: MKGGLGGLMKQAQQMQDNMKKMQDQLATVEVEGQAGAGMVKVTMTCRHDVKRVSIDDSLMGEDKEMLEDLLAAAVNDAVRRVEQTTQEKMAGFTGGLNLPPGFKLPF, from the coding sequence ATGAAAGGTGGTTTGGGCGGTCTGATGAAACAGGCCCAGCAAATGCAGGACAACATGAAAAAGATGCAGGACCAGTTGGCCACGGTGGAAGTGGAAGGCCAGGCCGGTGCCGGCATGGTCAAGGTCACCATGACCTGCCGCCACGACGTCAAGCGCGTCAGCATCGACGACAGCCTGATGGGCGAAGACAAGGAAATGCTGGAAGACCTGCTGGCCGCGGCGGTGAACGACGCGGTGCGGCGCGTGGAACAGACCACCCAGGAAAAAATGGCCGGTTTCACCGGCGGCCTGAATTTGCCTCCTGGTTTCAAGCTGCCATTCTAG
- the dnaX gene encoding DNA polymerase III subunit gamma/tau — MSYQVLARKWRPKSFADLVGQEHVVKALSNALDQQRLHHAYLLTGTRGVGKTTVARILAKSLNCESGITSTPCGTCNTCREIDAGRFIDLLELDAASNTGIDNMREVLDNAQYAPTAGRFKVYLIDEVHMLSKAAFNSMLKTLEEPPEHVKFILATTDPQKIPVTVLSRCLQFNLKQMTPASIVGHLQQVLEREGLSFDVPALQLLARAAQGSMRDALSLLDQSIAYGGGKVEEAQVRAMLGAIDQSYLFTLLERLASGDGAGLIELARQMEERSLSFDAALQDLGALLHQVALAQTVPEALSEDLPERQRILDLAQRFSAEDVQLHYQIALHGRKDLSLAPDEFAGFTMALLRMLAFTLESAPAEAPVAKRAVVPEKRDVAPAPTSIPSQHEARPALTAQEPAPAPAAQPQAAASERAEVAFNGDWPALVAQLGLGGMAKMLAQHCELKSHDGRRIELCVHEEHKHLMEKSYQEKLKTALENFLGGAVFLTISICSVTGVTPAKLVHQEKQARQAEAIAAIEQDPFVRELIEDFDAQVIESTIKPN, encoded by the coding sequence ATGAGTTATCAAGTCCTGGCACGCAAATGGCGGCCTAAATCCTTTGCCGACCTGGTCGGGCAAGAGCACGTGGTGAAGGCGCTTTCCAACGCGCTCGACCAGCAGCGCCTGCACCACGCCTACCTGCTCACCGGCACGCGCGGCGTGGGCAAGACGACCGTGGCGCGCATCCTGGCCAAGTCGCTCAACTGCGAAAGCGGCATCACTTCCACGCCCTGCGGCACCTGCAACACCTGCCGCGAAATCGATGCCGGCCGCTTCATCGACCTGCTGGAGCTGGATGCCGCGTCCAACACCGGCATCGACAACATGCGCGAAGTGCTGGATAACGCGCAGTATGCGCCGACGGCGGGGCGCTTCAAGGTTTACCTGATCGACGAAGTGCACATGCTGTCCAAGGCGGCGTTCAACTCCATGCTGAAGACGCTGGAAGAGCCGCCGGAGCATGTCAAGTTCATTCTTGCCACCACCGATCCGCAGAAGATACCGGTCACCGTGCTGTCGCGCTGCCTGCAGTTCAACCTCAAGCAGATGACGCCGGCCTCCATCGTCGGGCACCTGCAGCAGGTTCTGGAACGCGAAGGCTTGTCCTTCGACGTGCCTGCCTTGCAACTGCTGGCGCGCGCCGCGCAGGGCAGCATGCGCGATGCGCTGTCTCTGCTCGACCAGTCCATCGCCTATGGCGGCGGCAAGGTGGAGGAGGCCCAGGTGCGCGCCATGCTCGGCGCGATCGACCAGAGCTATCTGTTTACCCTGCTGGAACGGCTGGCTTCAGGCGATGGCGCCGGGCTGATAGAGTTGGCGCGGCAGATGGAGGAACGCAGCCTGTCGTTCGATGCGGCCTTGCAGGATCTTGGCGCGCTGCTGCACCAGGTGGCACTGGCACAGACCGTGCCCGAGGCGCTGAGCGAGGATTTGCCGGAGCGCCAGCGGATTCTCGATCTCGCGCAACGCTTCAGCGCGGAAGACGTGCAACTGCATTACCAGATCGCACTGCACGGGCGCAAGGATCTGAGCCTGGCGCCGGACGAGTTTGCCGGCTTCACCATGGCACTCCTGCGCATGCTGGCTTTTACCCTGGAATCAGCGCCCGCTGAGGCACCTGTCGCGAAGCGTGCCGTCGTGCCTGAAAAGCGCGATGTCGCCCCCGCCCCCACATCAATTCCCTCGCAGCATGAAGCGCGTCCTGCCTTGACAGCGCAGGAGCCCGCACCTGCTCCCGCGGCGCAACCTCAGGCTGCCGCAAGCGAACGGGCCGAAGTTGCTTTCAACGGCGATTGGCCCGCGCTGGTCGCACAGCTCGGGCTGGGCGGTATGGCCAAGATGCTGGCGCAGCATTGCGAGTTGAAAAGCCATGACGGCCGACGCATCGAGCTGTGCGTGCACGAGGAACACAAGCATCTGATGGAAAAGAGCTACCAGGAAAAGCTCAAGACGGCGCTGGAGAACTTCCTCGGCGGCGCGGTTTTCCTGACCATTTCCATCTGCAGCGTGACCGGCGTGACCCCGGCGAAGCTGGTGCACCAGGAAAAACAGGCGCGCCAGGCCGAGGCGATCGCCGCCATCGAGCAGGACCCGTTCGTGCGCGAACTGATCGAGGATTTCGATGCGCAGGTCATCGAATCAACCATTAAACCGAATTAG
- a CDS encoding thioredoxin family protein, with product MTAFAADVNEADFQQEVIERSFQTPVLVDFWATWCGPCKVLKPLLEKLAQEYQGKFFLALVETEANQQLAMNYGIRGVPTVKAIVDGEIVDEFSGALPEDKIREFLDRIIPSPGEALRLDAEEIYRQGDTAQALKRLVEASTLDPRNDKIRISAAAIMFESGGISAARRMLDSIVDPASRNDEQAVALLARLEFAEKGATGDPAELEQKIAGDENDLAARLELANLLVARQQYESALLQLLEIIHRDRNFGDDAGRKTMLSVFTLLGAQDPLVSKYRRLLASALN from the coding sequence ATGACCGCGTTTGCCGCCGACGTCAACGAAGCCGACTTCCAGCAGGAAGTCATCGAGCGCTCATTTCAGACGCCGGTGCTGGTGGATTTCTGGGCCACCTGGTGCGGGCCGTGCAAGGTGCTGAAGCCCCTGCTGGAAAAACTGGCGCAGGAATACCAGGGCAAATTCTTCCTCGCCCTGGTGGAAACCGAAGCCAACCAGCAACTGGCCATGAATTACGGCATCCGGGGCGTCCCGACGGTAAAGGCCATCGTCGATGGAGAAATCGTCGACGAATTCAGCGGCGCCCTGCCGGAAGACAAGATCAGGGAATTCTTGGATCGCATCATCCCCTCCCCCGGTGAAGCGCTGCGCCTCGATGCCGAGGAAATCTATCGCCAAGGCGACACCGCGCAAGCGCTGAAGCGGCTGGTTGAGGCATCCACGCTCGACCCCAGGAACGATAAAATCCGTATTTCCGCCGCCGCCATCATGTTTGAAAGCGGGGGAATCTCCGCCGCGCGCAGGATGCTGGACAGCATCGTCGATCCCGCCAGCCGCAACGACGAACAGGCAGTCGCCCTGCTGGCCCGGCTGGAGTTTGCCGAGAAAGGCGCAACCGGCGACCCGGCAGAGCTGGAACAGAAAATCGCCGGCGACGAGAACGATCTCGCCGCCCGGCTGGAACTCGCCAACCTGCTGGTCGCGCGGCAGCAATACGAGAGTGCGCTGTTGCAACTGCTCGAAATCATCCATCGCGACCGCAACTTCGGCGACGATGCCGGACGCAAAACCATGCTCTCGGTGTTCACTCTGCTCGGCGCACAGGACCCGCTGGTGAGCAAGTACCGCCGTCTGCTGGCCAGCGCATTGAACTGA
- a CDS encoding nitrite reductase gives MRWMLAACCLFIVSAAQAGEPVEKLYATHCASCHGPDRLGGTGPALLPENLERLRRPEAIKTITQGRAASQMAGFSDKLAKDEIEALVGFIYSSLPYTPVWGEREISASRVLYGDPAYLSDKPLFKADPLNLFVVVELGDHHATILDGDKFEPILRFPTRFALHGGPKFSPDGRYVYFASRDGWISKFDIYNLKTVAETRAGINSRNLAVSGDGKTILVGNYLPHALVLLDADNLSLIKIIPTVGQDGKSSRVSAVYQAEPRGSFIAALKDVKEVWEIPYTGQTGKKKTFPVRRIVVDDYLDDFFFDQSYKHLISTARDSKKGHVLDLDTGKKVADLDLPGMPHLGSGITWDYQGHPVMATPNTKEGVVTVIDMQTWKTIKQIKTPGPGFFMRSHENTRYAWTDGFATGNPESRDTMTLIDKNTLEVAHVLRPEPGKTAAHVEFTRDGKYVLVSVWEMDGALVIYDAETLQEVKRIPMKKPSGKYNVYNKITRSAGTSH, from the coding sequence ATGAGATGGATGCTTGCAGCCTGCTGCCTGTTTATTGTCTCGGCCGCCCAGGCCGGAGAGCCGGTAGAGAAGCTCTACGCCACGCATTGCGCTTCGTGTCACGGACCTGACCGGCTCGGCGGCACCGGACCTGCGCTGCTGCCGGAAAATCTCGAACGCCTGCGGCGCCCCGAGGCCATCAAGACCATCACCCAGGGACGCGCCGCAAGCCAGATGGCGGGTTTCTCCGACAAGCTTGCCAAAGACGAGATCGAAGCCCTGGTTGGATTCATCTATTCCAGCTTGCCGTATACCCCGGTATGGGGCGAGAGGGAAATTTCCGCTTCGCGCGTGCTATACGGGGACCCGGCCTACTTGTCCGACAAGCCGCTGTTCAAGGCCGACCCCCTGAACCTGTTCGTGGTCGTCGAACTGGGCGACCATCACGCCACCATTCTCGACGGCGACAAATTCGAGCCCATCCTGCGCTTCCCCACGCGCTTCGCCCTGCACGGCGGACCGAAGTTCTCGCCGGACGGCCGCTACGTTTATTTCGCCTCGCGCGACGGCTGGATCAGCAAGTTCGACATCTACAACCTCAAGACCGTGGCGGAAACCCGCGCCGGCATCAACAGCCGCAATCTGGCGGTTTCCGGCGACGGCAAGACGATACTGGTGGGGAATTACCTGCCGCATGCGCTGGTGTTGCTGGATGCCGACAATCTCTCGCTGATCAAAATCATCCCGACAGTGGGCCAGGACGGTAAGAGTTCGCGCGTTTCAGCTGTCTATCAGGCCGAGCCGCGCGGCAGCTTTATCGCGGCGCTGAAGGACGTCAAGGAAGTGTGGGAAATTCCATACACCGGGCAGACAGGGAAGAAAAAGACATTCCCGGTGCGCCGCATCGTGGTGGACGACTACCTCGACGATTTCTTTTTCGACCAGTCCTACAAACACCTGATCAGCACGGCGCGCGACAGCAAGAAAGGCCATGTCCTCGACCTCGACACGGGGAAAAAAGTCGCCGACCTGGATTTGCCCGGCATGCCGCATCTCGGTTCCGGCATTACCTGGGATTACCAGGGGCACCCGGTAATGGCCACGCCGAACACCAAGGAGGGCGTGGTTACGGTGATCGACATGCAGACCTGGAAAACCATCAAGCAGATCAAGACGCCGGGGCCGGGATTTTTCATGCGCAGCCACGAGAACACCCGTTATGCCTGGACCGACGGTTTCGCGACCGGCAACCCGGAAAGCCGCGACACCATGACCCTGATCGACAAGAACACCCTGGAAGTCGCCCATGTCCTGCGCCCCGAACCTGGTAAAACGGCGGCCCACGTGGAATTCACGCGCGACGGGAAATATGTCCTGGTCAGTGTCTGGGAAATGGACGGCGCACTGGTGATTTACGACGCGGAAACGCTGCAGGAAGTGAAGCGCATTCCGATGAAGAAGCCGTCGGGAAAATACAACGTCTACAACAAGATCACCCGCTCAGCCGGCACCAGTCACTGA
- the nirJ gene encoding heme d1 biosynthesis radical SAM protein NirJ, with translation MFRISQFMQEIAQPTPIGTKRNPPGPVVIWNLVRRCNLTCKHCYSISADKDFPGELNTAEVFEVMDDLKRFRVPVLILSGGEPLLRPDIFDIAQRAKAMGFYVGLSTNGTLIDAGNIDKIAAVGFDYVGVSLDGMAVTHDKFRRMQGAFDLSMHGIRLCKARGIKVGIRFTLTQDNAQDLPALLQLMEDEGLDKFYLSHLNYAGRGNKNRKDDAFHQTTRAAMDLLFDTCWRDLLAGKPKEFVTGNNDADGVYLLLWVRKNFPHLEYHIRAKLEQWGGNSSGVNVANIDNLGNVHPDTMWWNYTLGNVRGRLFSNIWTDISDPIMAGLKAQPRSVGGRCGECEYFAVCGGNTRVRAWQVTGDPWAEDPACYLSDEEIGAVQLAVLEE, from the coding sequence TTGTTCCGCATCTCCCAATTCATGCAGGAAATCGCACAGCCCACGCCAATCGGGACGAAGCGCAATCCGCCCGGCCCGGTGGTGATCTGGAACCTGGTCCGGCGCTGCAACCTGACTTGCAAGCACTGTTACTCCATTTCTGCCGACAAGGATTTTCCCGGCGAATTGAATACCGCCGAAGTGTTCGAGGTGATGGACGATCTGAAACGCTTTCGCGTGCCGGTGCTGATCCTCTCCGGCGGCGAACCGTTATTGCGCCCGGATATTTTCGACATCGCGCAGCGCGCCAAGGCAATGGGCTTCTACGTCGGCCTGTCGACCAACGGTACGCTGATCGATGCTGGCAACATCGACAAGATCGCGGCGGTTGGCTTCGATTACGTCGGCGTCAGCCTGGACGGCATGGCGGTGACCCACGACAAATTCCGCCGCATGCAGGGCGCCTTCGATCTGTCCATGCATGGCATCCGCCTGTGCAAGGCGCGCGGCATCAAGGTCGGCATTCGCTTCACCCTCACACAAGATAACGCACAGGACCTGCCGGCCCTGCTACAGCTGATGGAAGACGAAGGGCTGGACAAGTTCTACCTCTCCCATCTCAACTACGCCGGACGTGGCAACAAGAACCGCAAGGACGACGCCTTTCACCAGACCACGCGCGCGGCGATGGATCTGCTGTTCGATACCTGCTGGCGCGACCTTCTGGCCGGCAAGCCGAAGGAGTTCGTGACCGGCAACAACGACGCCGACGGCGTTTATCTGCTGCTGTGGGTGAGGAAAAACTTCCCGCATCTGGAATATCACATCCGTGCCAAGCTGGAACAATGGGGCGGCAATTCGTCCGGCGTGAACGTGGCTAACATCGACAACCTGGGCAACGTCCATCCCGACACCATGTGGTGGAATTACACGCTTGGCAATGTGCGCGGGCGGCTCTTTTCAAATATCTGGACGGATATCTCGGACCCCATCATGGCCGGGCTGAAGGCGCAGCCGCGAAGCGTCGGCGGCCGCTGCGGTGAATGTGAATATTTTGCCGTCTGCGGCGGGAACACGCGGGTGCGGGCGTGGCAGGTGACGGGCGACCCGTGGGCGGAAGACCCGGCGTGCTATCTGAGCGACGAGGAAATCGGCGCAGTGCAGCTTGCCGTTTTGGAGGAGTGA
- a CDS encoding AsnC family transcriptional regulator translates to MDATDRAIVLATQEGLPLVPQPYHAVAEQVGISPVEVMTRLHAMLESGVIRRIGAVPNHYALGYKANGMTVWDVDDARIDELGERIGQLDFVSHCYQRPRHLPDWPYNFFAMVHGHDRAEVERKAQKIAELLGDASSGHEILYSTRLLKKTGLRISV, encoded by the coding sequence ATGGATGCTACAGATCGCGCTATCGTCCTCGCCACCCAGGAAGGTCTGCCCTTGGTTCCGCAGCCGTATCACGCCGTGGCGGAGCAGGTCGGGATTTCTCCCGTGGAAGTGATGACGCGGCTGCACGCCATGCTGGAAAGCGGCGTCATTCGGCGCATCGGCGCGGTGCCCAACCATTATGCGCTGGGCTACAAGGCCAACGGGATGACGGTGTGGGACGTGGACGACGCGCGCATCGACGAGCTGGGCGAGCGCATCGGCCAGCTGGATTTCGTCAGCCACTGCTACCAGCGCCCGCGGCATTTGCCGGACTGGCCTTACAACTTCTTTGCCATGGTGCACGGTCACGACCGCGCTGAGGTCGAGCGCAAGGCGCAGAAGATTGCAGAATTGCTGGGCGATGCCAGCAGCGGCCATGAAATTCTCTACAGCACGCGTCTCCTAAAGAAAACTGGCCTGCGCATTTCCGTCTGA
- a CDS encoding Lrp/AsnC family transcriptional regulator — protein sequence MRRPLCEGGGVMALDALDRAIINQMQGGFPLCANPYAEVARQLGTSESELLARIQKLLDGKVLTRFGPMYHAERLGGGLSLAAMKIPAADFERVAGIVNAMPEVAHNYARDHALNMWFVLATETPQGQQEAIERIERETGYPVFDMPKIREYFVELKLRIEA from the coding sequence ATGCGGCGCCCGCTATGCGAGGGCGGCGGCGTGATGGCGCTGGATGCCCTTGACCGGGCCATCATCAACCAGATGCAGGGCGGCTTCCCGCTTTGCGCCAACCCCTATGCCGAAGTGGCGCGGCAGCTCGGCACCAGCGAAAGCGAGCTGCTGGCGCGCATCCAAAAACTACTCGACGGCAAGGTGCTGACCCGCTTCGGCCCCATGTACCATGCCGAGCGCCTGGGCGGCGGCCTGAGCCTGGCCGCGATGAAGATTCCCGCTGCGGATTTCGAGCGCGTGGCCGGAATCGTCAATGCCATGCCCGAGGTGGCGCACAACTACGCGCGCGACCATGCGCTCAACATGTGGTTCGTGCTGGCCACGGAAACGCCGCAAGGCCAGCAGGAGGCGATCGAGAGAATCGAGCGCGAAACCGGCTACCCGGTGTTCGACATGCCGAAAATCAGGGAATATTTCGTCGAGTTGAAGTTGAGAATTGAAGCTTGA
- a CDS encoding Lrp/AsnC family transcriptional regulator: MNAAQELRLLNDYQHDFPLLPQPFAAIAGRLGVDQADVLQALTRLQQQGTVSRVGAVFRPRSIGASTLAALAVAEERLDEVAQMVSSYPEVNHNYQREHLYNLWFVVTAPDEVALQRVLKEIEERSGSKVLFLPLVEDYHIDLGFDMTGCKRKSDSFIESHTGAPPKPYLPSEQESRLIAAIQSGLPLVERPFAAVGEAVGVSETDVIEGVRKLFRLGVIKRLGVVVRHHELGYRANAMVVWDIPDEEVSQLGACLGKLEFVTLCYRRPRCLPAWRYNLFCMIHGHDREEVLARLEEMRQGCGLQHIACEVLFSTRRFKQCGARYARAAA, translated from the coding sequence ATGAACGCCGCGCAGGAGCTGCGTCTGCTCAACGATTACCAGCACGATTTTCCGCTGCTGCCGCAGCCGTTCGCGGCAATCGCGGGACGCCTCGGCGTCGATCAGGCCGACGTGCTGCAGGCGCTGACCCGCTTGCAGCAGCAAGGTACGGTGAGCCGGGTCGGGGCCGTATTCCGCCCGCGCAGCATCGGCGCCAGCACGCTGGCGGCGCTGGCGGTGGCGGAAGAGAGGCTGGACGAGGTGGCGCAGATGGTGAGCAGCTACCCTGAAGTCAACCACAATTACCAGCGCGAACACCTTTACAACCTGTGGTTCGTGGTGACTGCGCCGGATGAAGTTGCATTGCAGCGGGTGCTCAAGGAAATCGAGGAACGCTCGGGCAGCAAGGTGCTTTTTCTGCCCCTGGTGGAGGACTATCACATTGACCTGGGCTTCGACATGACCGGCTGCAAGCGCAAGAGCGACTCGTTCATCGAAAGCCATACCGGCGCGCCGCCGAAGCCCTACCTGCCGAGCGAGCAGGAAAGCCGGCTGATCGCCGCCATTCAATCGGGTTTGCCGCTGGTCGAGCGTCCGTTCGCTGCAGTGGGGGAAGCCGTTGGCGTGTCTGAAACGGATGTGATCGAGGGAGTGAGGAAACTCTTCCGGCTGGGCGTGATCAAGCGCCTGGGGGTGGTGGTGCGCCACCACGAGCTGGGTTACCGGGCCAACGCCATGGTGGTGTGGGATATCCCTGATGAGGAGGTCAGCCAGTTGGGGGCGTGTCTGGGCAAGCTGGAGTTCGTTACTCTGTGCTACCGTCGCCCCCGGTGCTTGCCGGCCTGGCGCTACAACCTGTTCTGCATGATACACGGCCACGATCGCGAGGAAGTCCTAGCGCGGCTCGAAGAGATGCGCCAGGGGTGCGGCCTGCAGCATATCGCGTGCGAAGTGCTGTTCAGCACACGCCGCTTCAAGCAATGCGGCGCCCGCTATGCGAGGGCGGCGGCGTGA
- a CDS encoding cytochrome D1 domain-containing protein, with protein MNVKTLPQLILLAAVVVLSGCATQQLRGTGDLGVVVERASGSVEVVETSGRSVLGRVAGLGDLSHASVNYSRDGRFAYVFGRDGGLSKIDLLEMRLVKRVIQSGNSIGGAISQDGKLVAVANYTPGGVKVFDSATLDLVADIPALDASGKASKVVGLVDAPGNRFVWSLFEGGEIWLGDLKDPAHLVLQKFTQIGKEPYDAMITADGRYYLAGLFGEDGLAMLDLWHPEAGVKRVLNHYGKGEQKLPVYKMPHLEGWAATGSELLVPAVGRHEVLVIDQKTWQEVAHIPVHGQPVFVVARPDNRQVWVNFALPDNDTVQVIDVASRKIVQSLKPGKAVLHLEFTPRGESVWVSARDDNSLIVYDSETFAEQAKLAADSPSGIFFTHRANRTGL; from the coding sequence ATGAACGTTAAGACATTACCGCAACTGATTCTGCTTGCAGCGGTCGTCGTGCTGTCCGGCTGCGCCACGCAACAACTGCGCGGAACCGGGGACCTTGGTGTGGTGGTCGAGCGGGCCAGCGGCAGCGTCGAGGTGGTCGAAACCAGCGGTCGCTCGGTGCTGGGGCGAGTTGCCGGGCTGGGCGACCTTTCCCACGCTTCGGTGAATTATTCCCGCGACGGCCGTTTTGCCTACGTTTTCGGCCGCGATGGCGGCCTGAGCAAGATCGATCTGCTGGAAATGCGCCTGGTCAAGCGCGTGATCCAGTCCGGCAACAGCATCGGCGGTGCCATTTCCCAGGACGGCAAGCTGGTTGCGGTGGCCAACTACACGCCCGGCGGGGTCAAGGTGTTCGATTCCGCCACACTCGACCTGGTGGCGGATATTCCCGCACTGGACGCGTCCGGCAAGGCTTCCAAGGTAGTCGGGCTGGTGGACGCGCCGGGTAACCGCTTCGTGTGGAGCCTGTTCGAGGGCGGCGAAATCTGGCTGGGCGACCTGAAGGACCCGGCGCATCTCGTGCTGCAGAAATTCACCCAGATCGGCAAGGAACCCTACGATGCCATGATCACGGCGGACGGGCGTTACTACCTTGCTGGACTGTTCGGCGAGGACGGCCTGGCCATGCTCGACCTGTGGCATCCGGAAGCTGGCGTGAAGCGGGTGCTCAATCATTACGGCAAGGGGGAGCAGAAGCTGCCGGTATACAAAATGCCGCACCTGGAAGGCTGGGCGGCCACCGGCAGCGAACTGCTGGTGCCGGCCGTGGGGCGCCACGAGGTGCTGGTGATAGATCAGAAAACCTGGCAGGAAGTGGCGCATATCCCGGTGCATGGCCAGCCGGTGTTCGTTGTGGCGCGTCCGGACAACCGTCAGGTGTGGGTGAATTTCGCCTTACCCGATAACGACACCGTGCAGGTCATCGATGTGGCTAGCCGCAAGATCGTGCAGTCGCTCAAGCCGGGCAAGGCAGTGCTGCACCTGGAATTCACCCCGCGCGGCGAGTCCGTATGGGTCTCCGCACGCGACGACAACTCGCTGATCGTCTACGACAGCGAGACCTTTGCCGAACAGGCGAAGCTAGCGGCCGACAGCCCGAGCGGCATTTTCTTCACACACCGCGCCAATCGGACGGGACTATGA
- a CDS encoding c-type cytochrome: protein MSNHKQAWLTIALGLAACGASAAAESGAPSAERQRELVSLVRKDCGSCHGMTLSGGLGLALLPATLKDKPTENLVATVLYGRPGTPMPPWRAFLSDEDAEWVVEMLKKGFPDER from the coding sequence ATGTCGAACCATAAGCAGGCGTGGCTTACGATCGCGCTGGGGCTGGCAGCATGCGGCGCGTCCGCGGCTGCGGAAAGCGGAGCGCCTTCCGCCGAGCGGCAGCGCGAACTGGTTTCGCTGGTACGCAAGGATTGCGGCTCCTGCCACGGCATGACGCTCTCCGGCGGACTGGGGCTGGCCCTGCTGCCTGCCACGCTCAAGGACAAGCCGACGGAGAATTTGGTGGCCACCGTGCTGTACGGCCGGCCGGGCACGCCGATGCCGCCGTGGCGGGCGTTCCTGAGCGATGAGGATGCCGAGTGGGTAGTGGAAATGTTGAAAAAAGGATTCCCCGATGAACGTTAA
- a CDS encoding cupredoxin domain-containing protein: MKAALKIMLLLALSGAWSFPCLAGEAAEVRIEGMQFVPQHLKIRAGTSVTWVNREKRNNHSVFFEKEGLAESDRLFPGETWQRTFDQPGSYPYVCGPHPDMTGTVDVEP; encoded by the coding sequence ATGAAAGCTGCCTTGAAAATCATGTTGTTGCTCGCACTGTCCGGCGCCTGGAGTTTTCCGTGTCTGGCGGGCGAGGCGGCAGAAGTCCGGATCGAAGGCATGCAATTCGTTCCCCAGCATCTGAAAATCCGCGCCGGCACTAGCGTGACCTGGGTGAACAGGGAAAAGCGCAACAATCACTCGGTTTTCTTCGAAAAGGAAGGTCTGGCCGAATCCGATCGCCTGTTTCCCGGCGAAACCTGGCAGCGGACTTTCGACCAGCCGGGCAGCTATCCGTACGTGTGCGGCCCGCACCCTGACATGACCGGGACCGTGGATGTCGAACCATAA